Proteins encoded in a region of the Deefgea piscis genome:
- the mraY gene encoding phospho-N-acetylmuramoyl-pentapeptide-transferase — translation MMQWLGESVRAFNVFNYLTLRAVLATITALTISWTLGPWVIRKLTEMKVGQAVRDDGPQTHLIKAGTPTMGGTLILLSIGLTTLLWGDLGNKYIWLVLVVTLATGIIGFVDDYKKVALKNPKGLSAKAKMFWQSAIAIGAGLFLVNFGNDAATTGFIVPFYKEILYPFGAIGFCILTYFVIVGTSNAVNLTDGLDGLAIMPTVLIAGAFCIFAYVAGNAKFAIYLGVPHVPGAGELVVFCAAMAGAGLGFLWFNAYPAEVFMGDVGALALGAGLGMVAVIVRQEIVLLIMGGVFVVEALSVMIQVASFKTRGKRVFRMAPLHHHYELKGWKETQVVVRFWIITMLLVLVGLATLKLR, via the coding sequence TTGATGCAATGGCTCGGCGAATCAGTTCGTGCCTTTAATGTATTTAATTACCTCACTTTACGCGCTGTATTGGCGACAATTACCGCCCTGACTATTTCATGGACTTTAGGCCCATGGGTGATTCGCAAATTGACCGAAATGAAAGTCGGCCAAGCGGTTCGTGATGACGGCCCGCAAACGCATTTAATCAAAGCCGGTACGCCGACGATGGGTGGCACCTTGATTTTGCTGTCGATTGGTTTGACCACCTTATTGTGGGGTGACTTAGGCAATAAATACATTTGGCTGGTGCTGGTGGTGACTTTGGCTACCGGCATTATTGGTTTTGTGGATGATTATAAAAAAGTGGCGCTGAAAAACCCGAAAGGCTTGTCAGCCAAAGCCAAGATGTTTTGGCAGTCGGCGATTGCCATTGGTGCCGGTTTATTTCTGGTGAATTTTGGTAATGATGCGGCAACAACGGGTTTTATTGTGCCGTTTTATAAAGAAATCTTGTACCCATTTGGCGCCATTGGTTTTTGTATTCTGACTTACTTTGTCATTGTTGGCACCAGTAATGCCGTCAATCTCACCGATGGTTTAGATGGCTTGGCGATTATGCCGACGGTGTTGATTGCGGGGGCGTTTTGTATTTTTGCCTACGTGGCGGGCAATGCAAAATTTGCGATTTATTTGGGTGTCCCGCACGTACCTGGTGCTGGCGAATTGGTGGTGTTCTGTGCGGCAATGGCCGGTGCAGGGCTTGGCTTTTTGTGGTTTAACGCCTATCCCGCTGAAGTCTTTATGGGCGACGTTGGCGCTTTGGCGCTCGGCGCGGGTTTGGGCATGGTCGCGGTGATTGTGCGGCAAGAAATTGTGCTGTTGATTATGGGCGGTGTGTTTGTGGTTGAAGCGCTGTCGGTGATGATTCAAGTTGCCAGCTTTAAAACCCGCGGAAAACGCGTGTTTCGGATGGCGCCATTGCACCATCATTACGAATTAAAAGGCTGGAAAGAAACTCAAGTGGTGGTCCGTTTCTGGATTATTACCATGCTCTTGGTCTTGGTGGGCTTGGCCACCTTGAAATTACGGTAA